In Aegilops tauschii subsp. strangulata cultivar AL8/78 chromosome 3, Aet v6.0, whole genome shotgun sequence, one genomic interval encodes:
- the LOC109738656 gene encoding protein FAR1-RELATED SEQUENCE 5-like — translation MDEHDDGQENNEHDDGEENNSKISNEDYISQLISECHNAYDYYGESDAETGLDVESLAASDSGSRNLEGKKNVQDTASADDKRDMFMQIIQMTFTSHEAAYDFYNSYARDNGFSIRKNRVRQGKCDSRLLTEEGHSRRLRPETRCHCEAHLTVKLDQKRGVWYVDSFEDKHSHILVGPDEVPFLWSHRKIKEYQRAEILSMGAAGIRIHDMMDTFINKHVWYGGVGFTRREIYNLYAREKRKLLSKGDAATVIGIMVSRKQRDPNFFFEYKLDKEGHMNRMFWCDSQSRHDYEDFGDVLVFDSTYKMNRYGMPFIPFVGLNNHRKTTVFACAIVSDETEETYVWLLETFLRSMCQKMPKSVITDADAAMIKAIRQVLPDVWHRICTWHIEKNMKIHLSHKSLKEFRTLLYYSTSTATFEERWHAFSKRWQSEKTVTWLRRMYKKRRLWATAYLTEGFWLGMKSNQRSESLNSCLHLHLDGEMTLVDMILHYENAVVRICENEARDDCTASQSLPVPVTSSRELEIAASDVFTPANFYMLQADLRKIGGIEIVEIKLGDGSQQYIVAWKNNWKSRFWVEYTPVNSAETIRCSCRRMIRKGLPCKHIFHVLKYLNISEIPKCLVLVRFTKDARLGLPARRTSDLLGFGWTGAAEEMKYSQVSVLASEAMHAACKHPTLWDQLQESLKTVIAKSHEYDQLKENLSKKTADLSTCAIEYVDDGEGNIVEVHDPIKVSTKGATKVDENRPMSKNGRPLSYDEIRIRSVVGEEE, via the exons ATGGATGAACATGATGATGGTCAGGAAAACAATGAGCATGATGATGGTGAGGAAAACAACTCGAAGATTTCGAATGAAGATTACATTAGTCAG CTCATTTCCGAATGTCATAATGCGTACGACTATTACGGTGAATCCGACGCGGAGACAGGCCTTGATGTCGAATCATTAGCTGCATCTGATTCTGGGAGTCGCAATC TTGAGGGGAAAAAGAATGTCCAAGATACTGCTAGTGCAGATGATAAGAGGGATATGTTCATGCAGATAATACAAATGACTTTTACGTCTCACGAGGCTGCGTATGATTTCTACAACAGCTATGCTAGAGATAATGGTTTCAGCATTAGAAAGAATAGGGTCAG ACAAGGAAAATGTGACAGCAGGTTGCTAACCGAGGAAGGACACAGCCGTAGGCTCAGACCCGAGACACGCTGCCACTGCGAAGCGCACCTGACCGTGAAGCTTGACCAAAAGCGTGGGGTTTGGTATGTTGATAGTTTTGAGGACAAGCATAGCCATATCTTGGTAGGACCGGATGAGGTACCTTTTCTTTGGTCCCACAGAAAAATCAAAGAGTACCAGAGAGCTGAGATACTGTCCATGGGAGCTGCAGGGATTAGAATTCACGACATGATGGATACCTTCATCAACAAACATGTATGGTATGGCGGTGTTGGTTTTACCAGGCGTGAAATATACAACCTTTACGCCAGGGAGAAGAGGAAGCTGCTTTCAAAAGGTGATGCTGCCACAGTCATAGGCATCATGGTCAGTAGGAAACAGAGGGATCCTAACTTCTTTTTCGAGTACAAGCTAGACAAGGAAGGACATATGAATAGGATGTTCTGGTGTGACTCCCAGTCTCGTCATGACTATGAGGACTTCGGCGACGTGCTTGTATTTGACAGCACGTACAAGATGAACCGGTATGGTATGCCATTCATACCCTTTGTTGGTCTTAACAATCACCGGAAGACCACTGTTTTTGCTTGTGCCATAGTTTCGGACGAGACCGAAGAGACATATGTGTGGCTGCTGGAGACTTTCTTGAGGTCCATGTGTCAAAAGATGCCGAAGAGTGTTATCACGGACGCCGACGCTGCGATGATCAAGGCAATTCGCCAAGTCTTGCCAGACGTGTGGCACCGTATATGTACGTGGCATATAGAGaaaaatatgaagattcaccTCAGTCACAAGTCCTTGAAGGAGTTCCGAACTCTTCTGTACTACAGCACGTCCACGGCCACGTTTGAGGAGAGATGGCACGCGTTTTCCAAAAGATGGCAGTCGGAAAAAACAGTAACATGGTTGAGACGGATGTATAAGAAGAGGAGACTGTGGGCTACGGCTTATCTGACAGAGGGTTTTTGGCTTGGCATGAAAAGCAACCAGAGGAGTGAAAGTCTAAACTCATGCCTTCACCTTCACCTAGACGGTGAAATGACCCTGGTGGATATGATTTTGCACTATGAGAACGCCGTTGTACGTATCTGTGAGAATGAGGCACGAGATGATTGCACGGCCTCACAGAGTTTACCGGTGCCAGTTACTAGCTCGAGGGAACTTGAGATAGCTGCTTCTGACGTCTTCACTCCAGCAAACTTCTATATGTTGCAAGCTGATCTTAGGAAAATTGGTGGCATCGAGATTGTAGAAATAAAGCTCGGAGACGGATCACAGCAGTACATCGTGGCCTGGAAGAATAACTGGAAGAGCCGTTTTTGGGTGGAGTACACTCCAGTAAATTCCGCAGAAACTATAAGGTGCAGCTGCAGAAGAATGATTCGAAAGGGTCTACCTTGCAAGCACATATTCCATGTACTGAAGTACTTGAATATATCTGAAATACCAAAGTGTTTAGTTCTTGTGCGGTTCACGAAAGATGCAAGGTTGGGACTGCCCGCCAGGCGCACAAGCGATCTGTTGGGATTTGGATGGACTGGAGCAGCTGAAGAAATGAAATATAGCCAGGTCAGTGTGTTGGCTTCAGAAGCTATGCATGCAGCATGCAAACACCCAACTTTGTGGGATCAGTTACAGGAGAGTTTGAAGACCGTGATAGCTAAGAGCCATGAGTATGATCAGCTAAAGGAAAATTTGAGTAAGAAAACGGCTGATCTTAGTACTTGTGCAATTGAATATGTAGACGATGGTGAAGGCAACATAGTTGAAGTTCATGATCCTATTAAAGTATCAACGAAAGGTGCAACTAAGGTAGATGAGAACCGCCCTATGTCGAAAAATGGTAGGCCACTTTCGTACGACGAGATCAGAATCAG AAGCGTGGTGGGCGAAGAAGAGTAG
- the LOC109738657 gene encoding probable receptor-like protein kinase At5g18500, whose product MEAPSSSPTLQDHLSRPTGPLHLKVWEVVCIALGVFMAVVFFLTVWLTMRSRKRTRRASGNIPVTQIPAISKEIKEVRVEQVPATDFGAHDGVLLTIQDKPSDRESDKVMVHLGVSKSRRGDESHSGSFRYMDKDAGFQSAEEGGSGTFRQASIHGITAPSPLVGLPEFSYLGWGHWFTLRDLELATNRFSKDNIIGEGGYGVVYRGEIVNGTPVAVKKLLNNLGQAEKEFRVEVEAIGHVRHKNLVRLLGYCVEGTQRILVYEYVNNGNLEQWLHGAMSHRGSLTWEARIKILLGTAKALAYLHEAIEPKVVHRDIKSSNILIDDDFDAKVSDFGLAKLLGAGKSHVTTRVMGTFGYVAPEYANTGLLNEKSDIYSFGVVILEAITGRDPVDYGRPANEVNLVDWLKMMVASRRSEEVVDPTIETRPSTRVLKRALLTALRCVDPDSEKRPKMGQVVRMLESDDPIPRVDRRSRHNRGGSTEMDSQRENSDTDKSDNPDSKPSRSRASSSK is encoded by the exons ATGGAGGCGCCTTCGTCATCCCCTACTCTGCAAGATCATCTCTCCCGGCCAACTGGCCCCTTGCATCTCAAAGTATGGGAGGTTGTATGCATTGCCTTGGGAGTGTTCATGGCGGTCGTCTTCTTTTTAACTGTCTGGCTCACTATGCGGAGTAGGAAGAGGACCAGACGAGCATCTGGAAATATCCCAGTCACCCAAATCCCTGCCATTTCCAAGGAAATCAAGGAAGTCAGGGTGGAGCAAGTCCCTGCAACTGACTTTGGGGCGCATGACGGAGTCCTGCTAACGATCCAAGACAAGCCTAGTGACCGGGAATCAGACAAGGTCATGGTCCATTTGGGTGTAAGCAAATCGAGACGTGGGGACGAGAGCCACTCAGGGTCATTCCGTTACATGGACAAGGATGCAGGCTTTCAATCAGCTGAAGAAGGAGGGTCGGGAACTTTTCGTCAAGCTTCAATTCATGGAATAACCGCCCCTTCACCTTTGGTTGGCTTGCCAGAGTTCTCCTACCTTGGCTGGGGTCATTGGTTTACTTTGAGGGATTTGGAACTTGCCACTAACCGTTTTTCCAAGGATAACATTATTGGTGAGGGTGGATATGGTGTAGTTTATCGTGGCGAGATCGTTAATGGCACTCCTGTTGCTGTCAAAAAGCTTCTCAATAACCT AGGGCAAGCTGAGAAGGAATTCAGAGTAGAAGTTGAGGCTATTGGTCATGTTCGCCACAAGAACTTAGTCCGTCTTCTTGGTTACTGTGTGGAGGGTACTCAGAG GATACTTGTCTATGAATATGTGAACAATGGAAACCTAGAGCAATGGCTTCATGGAGCTATGAGTCACCGGGGCTCCCTTACATGGGAGGCCCGCATAAAGATTCTTCTAGGGACAGCTAAAGC GCTTGCTTACTTGCATGAGGCAATTGAACCGAAAGTCGTGCACCGTGATATCAAATCCAGCAATATTTTGattgatgatgattttgatgCTAAAGTATCAGATTTTGGTTTAGCCAAGCTTCTTGGTGCCGGCAAGAGTCATGTAACTACTCGGGTTATGGGAACCTTTGG CTATGTGGCACCAGAATATGCAAACACTGGACTGTTGAATGAGAAAAGTGACATTTACAGCTTTGGAGTTGTTATTCTAGAGGCAATTACAGGGAGGGATCCTGTTGACTATGGTCGCCCGGCAAATGAG GTAAATCTGGTTGACTGGTTAAAAATGATGGTTGCTAGCAGGCGTTCAGAGGAGGTGGTGGATCCCACCATAGAGACACGGCCTTCGACAAGGGTTCTCAAGCGTGCACTTCTAACAGCTTTGAGGTGCGTGGATCCGGATTCAGAAAAGAGACCGAAGATGGGTCAAGTTGTGCGGATGCTGGAGTCAGATGATCCAATTCCTCGTGTG GACAGAAGATCGAGGCATAACCGCGGGGGGAGCACCGAAATGGACTCCCAACGGGAGAACTCCGACACGGACAAGAGTGACAACCCAGATTCCAAACCGAGCAGGAGCAGAGCATCATCTTCCAAATGA